Proteins found in one Triticum aestivum cultivar Chinese Spring chromosome 4D, IWGSC CS RefSeq v2.1, whole genome shotgun sequence genomic segment:
- the LOC123096125 gene encoding probable E3 ubiquitin-protein ligase RHY1A isoform X2 — MPIAAKLFYYQRRRPPPLPEPTEPRGLDSSSAARRRVHPIRSAHHRPGYEVVRGNQIERRASSGSITEPTRNVLFSTRHSATASNDRLPDAVQQAKERLHQRLRSVDLFSGRRQTSPAVGTIWAGPDLPSECDICSSEDGWLAHRTIRFNSSASLSAYKDKQITAETFSNAAVVAPHDLRPVSKLGQEALQGTIDGDDDVESSVDCSICLEGCHGASDGLIQLRCKHIFHLACLEQWLQSRADCPYCRAGVVLSYHGKSDLEY; from the exons ATGCCGATAGCCGCTAAGCTCTTCTActaccagcgccgccgcccgccaccgcttCCGGAGCCCACCGAGCCCCGCGGTCTcgactcctcctccgccgcccgccgccgggttcACCCCATTCGCTCCGCGCACCACAGGCCG GGCTATGAAGTTGTTCGAGGAAACCAGATAGAGCGAAGGGCGTCTAGCGGAAGCATAACGGAACCCACAAGGAACGTGCTCTTCAGCACAAGACACAGCGCCACCGCATCAAATGACCGACTTCCTGATGCGGTTCAGCAAGCCAAGGAGAGGCTTCATCAAAGGCTCCGAAGTGTAGACCTATTTTCAGGGAGAAG GCAAACATCACCAGCCGTAGGAACCATTTGGGCCGGACCTGATCTTCCTTCTGAATGTGATATCTGCTCATCAGAGGATGGCTGGTTGGCCCACCGGACTATTCGCTTCAACTCCAGCGCCTCCCTGTCAGCCTACAAAGATAAACAGATCACAGCAGAGACGTTCAGCAACGCGGCGGTGGTAGCACCACACGACCTGAGGCCTGTCTCCAAACTAGGACAAGAAGCTCTCCAAGGAACAATCGACGGTGACGACGACGTGGAGTCCTCAGTGGACTGTTCGATATGCCTTGAAGGATGCCATGGTGCATCAGACGGGCTGATTCAGCTGCGCTGCAAGCACATCTTCCATTTGGCCTGCCTGGAGCAGTGGCTGCAGTCCCGCGCCGATTGTCCGTACTGCAGGGCCGGCGTCGTCCTATCCTACCACGGAAAGAGTGACCTGGAGTATTAG
- the LOC123096125 gene encoding probable E3 ubiquitin-protein ligase RHY1A isoform X1, giving the protein MPIAAKLFYYQRRRPPPLPEPTEPRGLDSSSAARRRVHPIRSAHHRPGYEVVRGNQIERRASSGSITEPTRNVLFSTRHSATASNDRLPDAVQQAKERLHQRLRSVDLFSGRSCCRQTSPAVGTIWAGPDLPSECDICSSEDGWLAHRTIRFNSSASLSAYKDKQITAETFSNAAVVAPHDLRPVSKLGQEALQGTIDGDDDVESSVDCSICLEGCHGASDGLIQLRCKHIFHLACLEQWLQSRADCPYCRAGVVLSYHGKSDLEY; this is encoded by the exons ATGCCGATAGCCGCTAAGCTCTTCTActaccagcgccgccgcccgccaccgcttCCGGAGCCCACCGAGCCCCGCGGTCTcgactcctcctccgccgcccgccgccgggttcACCCCATTCGCTCCGCGCACCACAGGCCG GGCTATGAAGTTGTTCGAGGAAACCAGATAGAGCGAAGGGCGTCTAGCGGAAGCATAACGGAACCCACAAGGAACGTGCTCTTCAGCACAAGACACAGCGCCACCGCATCAAATGACCGACTTCCTGATGCGGTTCAGCAAGCCAAGGAGAGGCTTCATCAAAGGCTCCGAAGTGTAGACCTATTTTCAGGGAGAAG TTGTTGCAGGCAAACATCACCAGCCGTAGGAACCATTTGGGCCGGACCTGATCTTCCTTCTGAATGTGATATCTGCTCATCAGAGGATGGCTGGTTGGCCCACCGGACTATTCGCTTCAACTCCAGCGCCTCCCTGTCAGCCTACAAAGATAAACAGATCACAGCAGAGACGTTCAGCAACGCGGCGGTGGTAGCACCACACGACCTGAGGCCTGTCTCCAAACTAGGACAAGAAGCTCTCCAAGGAACAATCGACGGTGACGACGACGTGGAGTCCTCAGTGGACTGTTCGATATGCCTTGAAGGATGCCATGGTGCATCAGACGGGCTGATTCAGCTGCGCTGCAAGCACATCTTCCATTTGGCCTGCCTGGAGCAGTGGCTGCAGTCCCGCGCCGATTGTCCGTACTGCAGGGCCGGCGTCGTCCTATCCTACCACGGAAAGAGTGACCTGGAGTATTAG
- the LOC123096126 gene encoding uncharacterized protein, which produces MERTQGFFAALKQEVARGLSPARARRRSESADLDAAALRFSGPVGGGEMLAPLMEGPDPESGDGVGAGARREGWGRWVRGQLARTPSSVAAAAAGAGAARNDLRLLLGVMGAPLAPVHVCAAEPLPHLSIKDTPIETSSAQYILQQYLAASGGHKLLASVRNSYAMGKVRMVATEFENAGRLVKNRNAARCAEPGRFVLWQMAPEKWYIELAVGGSKVHAGCNGKLVWRHTPWLGSHSAKGPVRPLRRALQGLDPLTAASMFAGARCIGERKVNGEDCFILKLCTDPETLKARTEGLAEIIRHVMFGYFSQRTGLLVHIEDSHLTRIQSTTGGDAVYWETTINSFIEDYRPVDGIMIAHSGRSAVTLFRFGEVAMSHTKTRMEEAWSIEEVAFNVPGLSMDCFIPPTDIKSGSVSETVELPHGGEKNKFGPPPGHRAKVAALEKTDGGELAWRGTHT; this is translated from the exons ATGGAGAGGACGCAGGGCTTCTTCGCGGCGctcaagcaggaggtggcgcgcgggcTGTCGCCGGCGAGGGCGCGCCGGAGGTCCGAGTCggccgacctcgacgccgccgcgcTCAGGTTCTCCGGCCCGGTGGGGGGTGGAGAGATGCTGGCGCCGCTCATGGAGGGGCCCGATCCGGAGTCCGGCGAcggcgtcggcgccggcgccaGGAGGGAGGGCTGGGGCCGCTGGGTGCGCGGCCAGCTCGCGCGCACGCCGtcctccgtcgccgccgcggcggccggcgccggcgccgcccgcaacgacctccgcctcctcctcggcgTCATGGGCGCGCCGCTCGCGCCCGTGCACGTCTGCGCCGCCGAGCCGCTCCCGCACCTCAGCATTAAGGACACCCCCATC GAGACCTCGTCGGCGCAGTACATTCTGCAGCAGTACCTGGCGGCCTCCGGTGGGCACAAGCTCCTCGCCTCCGTGCGCAACTCCTACGCCATGGGCAAGGTGCGCATGGTGGCCACTGAGTTTGAGAACGCCGGCCGCCTGGTCAAGAACCGCAATGCGGCTCGCTGCGCCGAGCCGGGCCGCTTCGTGCTGTGGCAGATGGCTCCTGAGAAGTGGTACATCGAGCTGGCTGTCGGTGGGAGCAAGGTGCATGCCGGCTGCAATGGCAAGCTTGTGTGGCGCCACACCCCGTGGCTCGGCTCCCATTCCGCCAAAGGCCCGGTCCGCCCCCTCCGCCGTGCTCTGCAG GGCTTGGATCCACTGACTGCAGCAAGCATGTTTGCCGGCGCACGGTGCATCGGGGAGAGGAAGGTGAACGGGGAGGATTGCTTCATCCTGAAGCTGTGCACTGACCCGGAGACCCTCAAGGCACGCACCGAGGGCCTCGCAGAGATCATCAGGCATGTCATGTTCGGGTACTTCAGCCAGAGGACCGGCCTCCTCGTCCACATCGAGGACTCACACCTGACGCGGATTCAGTCAACAACCGGTGGGGATGCGGTCTACTGGGAGACCACCATCAACTCATTCATCGAGGACTACCGGCCGGTGGATGGCATCATGATTGCGCACTCCGGGCGCTCGGCCGTGACCCTGTTCCGCTTCGGCGAGGTGGCCATGAGCCACACCAAGACTCGGATGGAGGAGGCGTGGAGCATCGAGGAGGTTGCGTTCAATGTACCTGGCCTGTCCATGGATTGCTTCATCCCACCCACCGATATCAAGTCTGGATCTGTAAGTGAGACTGTCGAGCTCCCTCATGGTGGTGAGAAGAACAAGTTTGGTCCTCCCCCTGGTCACCGTGCCAAAGTTGCTGCGCTGGAGAAGACGGATGGTGGCGAGCTAGCATGGAGGGGAACGCATACCTGA
- the LOC123096125 gene encoding probable E3 ubiquitin-protein ligase RHY1A isoform X4 gives MRVPDPLSRLGSGYGGFAASSCGRNLEMQACSVYSFLGYEVVRGNQIERRASSGSITEPTRNVLFSTRHSATASNDRLPDAVQQAKERLHQRLRSVDLFSGRRQTSPAVGTIWAGPDLPSECDICSSEDGWLAHRTIRFNSSASLSAYKDKQITAETFSNAAVVAPHDLRPVSKLGQEALQGTIDGDDDVESSVDCSICLEGCHGASDGLIQLRCKHIFHLACLEQWLQSRADCPYCRAGVVLSYHGKSDLEY, from the exons ATGCGTGTGCCCGACCCTCTGTCGCGACTCGGCAGTGGGTATGGAGGTTTTGCGGCGAGTTCCTGCGGTAGAAATTTGGAGATGCAGGCATGCAGCGTATACTCCTTTTTG GGCTATGAAGTTGTTCGAGGAAACCAGATAGAGCGAAGGGCGTCTAGCGGAAGCATAACGGAACCCACAAGGAACGTGCTCTTCAGCACAAGACACAGCGCCACCGCATCAAATGACCGACTTCCTGATGCGGTTCAGCAAGCCAAGGAGAGGCTTCATCAAAGGCTCCGAAGTGTAGACCTATTTTCAGGGAGAAG GCAAACATCACCAGCCGTAGGAACCATTTGGGCCGGACCTGATCTTCCTTCTGAATGTGATATCTGCTCATCAGAGGATGGCTGGTTGGCCCACCGGACTATTCGCTTCAACTCCAGCGCCTCCCTGTCAGCCTACAAAGATAAACAGATCACAGCAGAGACGTTCAGCAACGCGGCGGTGGTAGCACCACACGACCTGAGGCCTGTCTCCAAACTAGGACAAGAAGCTCTCCAAGGAACAATCGACGGTGACGACGACGTGGAGTCCTCAGTGGACTGTTCGATATGCCTTGAAGGATGCCATGGTGCATCAGACGGGCTGATTCAGCTGCGCTGCAAGCACATCTTCCATTTGGCCTGCCTGGAGCAGTGGCTGCAGTCCCGCGCCGATTGTCCGTACTGCAGGGCCGGCGTCGTCCTATCCTACCACGGAAAGAGTGACCTGGAGTATTAG
- the LOC123096125 gene encoding probable E3 ubiquitin-protein ligase RHY1A isoform X3, producing MRVPDPLSRLGSGYGGFAASSCGRNLEMQACSVYSFLGYEVVRGNQIERRASSGSITEPTRNVLFSTRHSATASNDRLPDAVQQAKERLHQRLRSVDLFSGRSCCRQTSPAVGTIWAGPDLPSECDICSSEDGWLAHRTIRFNSSASLSAYKDKQITAETFSNAAVVAPHDLRPVSKLGQEALQGTIDGDDDVESSVDCSICLEGCHGASDGLIQLRCKHIFHLACLEQWLQSRADCPYCRAGVVLSYHGKSDLEY from the exons ATGCGTGTGCCCGACCCTCTGTCGCGACTCGGCAGTGGGTATGGAGGTTTTGCGGCGAGTTCCTGCGGTAGAAATTTGGAGATGCAGGCATGCAGCGTATACTCCTTTTTG GGCTATGAAGTTGTTCGAGGAAACCAGATAGAGCGAAGGGCGTCTAGCGGAAGCATAACGGAACCCACAAGGAACGTGCTCTTCAGCACAAGACACAGCGCCACCGCATCAAATGACCGACTTCCTGATGCGGTTCAGCAAGCCAAGGAGAGGCTTCATCAAAGGCTCCGAAGTGTAGACCTATTTTCAGGGAGAAG TTGTTGCAGGCAAACATCACCAGCCGTAGGAACCATTTGGGCCGGACCTGATCTTCCTTCTGAATGTGATATCTGCTCATCAGAGGATGGCTGGTTGGCCCACCGGACTATTCGCTTCAACTCCAGCGCCTCCCTGTCAGCCTACAAAGATAAACAGATCACAGCAGAGACGTTCAGCAACGCGGCGGTGGTAGCACCACACGACCTGAGGCCTGTCTCCAAACTAGGACAAGAAGCTCTCCAAGGAACAATCGACGGTGACGACGACGTGGAGTCCTCAGTGGACTGTTCGATATGCCTTGAAGGATGCCATGGTGCATCAGACGGGCTGATTCAGCTGCGCTGCAAGCACATCTTCCATTTGGCCTGCCTGGAGCAGTGGCTGCAGTCCCGCGCCGATTGTCCGTACTGCAGGGCCGGCGTCGTCCTATCCTACCACGGAAAGAGTGACCTGGAGTATTAG